The genomic segment GACCGCGCCGCATGGAATCGAGCGCGGCACCTTTGAGCTGGCTCGGTTTGGGACTGGTGCGGAGCAGCGTGACCCAGCGGGTGACCATCGAGTCCGAGCCCGGCCCGAGCCGCGCGGTGCGCGCCGTGTAGCCCTGACCGATTCCCTGCGGTGCAAACCACGGCCACAGATCGACCGCGAGCCGCCCCGCCCGCACCGCCGGGTCCTGCTCGGAGAGTGCGCGCACCTGCGAGGCCGAGTCGGCGCGGAAGATCAGGAGGCCGCGCCAGCCATTGCGCGCCGTGACCGGCCCCGCGGCCACCAGCCAACCTTCCTTCCACATGCGGCCCAGGTGCGCCATGTGTCCGGCCTGCAGGCTGTCGAGTGCCGGCGACTTGTCGGCGGTCCACTTCGGACCCTTGCGCAGCACTCCGAACACGTACTGCTGCATGAGCGGCATCGGCGGCAGAGCGGTGTCCGCGAACGCGAGCGATGCGGCGAGCAGGCCGCACAGAGCGAGAGAGGTGCCGCGGGATCGAGCGAACATGGCGAGGGCTCCGGTGGGGTGCGCGAATCGAACACACAAAATCTAGCATGCGCTCGCCTTGTTTCGCGCGGGTGCGGCTCCGTATGCTGCAACAATCAAAGTGCGCCCGCGGGCCCGCCGCATGCGCGATGCGCCCGGCCGATGGCTTTCGAGGAGGATTCCCTTCATGACGATTCGCAAGGTCGGGGTGGTTGGCTGCGGGCTCATGGGCGCCGGCATCGCGCAGGTGAGCGCGCAGGCCGGATTCCCGACCGTGGTGCGTGAAGTGTCGGCGAACGCGCTCGAGAAGGGGTTCGGCTCGATCCGCAAGTTCCTGCAGGGCGGCGTCGAGAAGAACAAGTTGAGCCAGGACGACATGGATCGCACGCTCGCGAACTTGAAGGGCTCGACCGAGCTCAAAGACCTCGCCGACTGCGATCTGGTGATCGAGGCGATCGTCGAGAACGTGTCGGCCAAGCGCGAGCTGCTCGGGTCACTCGACGGACTGTGCGCACCCGGAACCATCCTGGCTTCGAATACTTCGAGCCTCTCGATCACCGAGCTTGCGACCTTCACCAAACGACCGGAGCGCGTGATCGGACTGCACTTCTTCAACCCGGTCCCGCTCATGAAGCTGGTCGAAGTGGTGAAGACCGTGCGCACCGACGCCGACGCGCTGAAGGCTGCGAATGCGTGGTGCATGGCGATCGGCAAGACGGTGGTCAGCTGCGGCGACTCGACCGGGTTCGTGGTCAATCGTCTGCTGATCCCCTACATGCTCGACGCGGTGCGACTGTTCGAGCAGGGTCTCGCGAGCCGCGACGACATCGACAACGCCATGAAGCTCGGCTGCGGCTACCCGATGGGGCCGTTGCTGCTCGGCGACTACGTGGGACTCGACACCACCTACTTCATCTCGGAAATCATGTTCGACGAGTTCAAGGAACCGCGCTTCGCCGCACCTCCGCTGCTCAAGCGGATGGTGCTCGCGGGTCTGCACGGTCGCAAGACCGGGCGCGGCTTCTACGACTGGAGCACCACCCCGCCGTCCTGAGCCCGGCCCTCGAAGGAGTCGTGCATGCTTCAGGTATCACGCCTCGCCCTGATCGGCGCCGGCAAGCTCGGAGAAGCGCTCGCGCGCGGGTTGATCGACGCCCAGGCAATCGAGGCCTCGCGCATCGTGGTGACAGCGGGCTCGGCCGAACGCTGCGAGCAACTCGTCACGCAACTCGGCGTGACCGCGGCGAAGACCAATCGCGACGCGGTGCGCGGCGCCGATGTGGTGCTGCTCGCAGTCAAGCCGCAGCAGGTCGGTCCGGTCCTCGATGACCTCGGCGAATCGATCGACAAAGATGCATTGCTGATCTCGGTCGCCGCCTCGGTGAGTACCTCGTTCATCGAGAAGCGCCTCGCGCGAGCAGTTCCCGTCGTGCGCGCAATGCCGAACACCGCGGCGCTCATCAAGCGCGCGATCACCGGCGTGTCTCGAGGTGCGCATGCGACCCCTGCGCACCTCGAGATCGCGCGCGCGATTTTTTCGGCGGTCGGACGGGTGGTGATGGTCGACGAGAAGCACCTCGACGCGATCACCGGACTGTCGGCGAGCGGCCTGGCGTTCATCTATGTGGTGATCGAGTCGATGGCCGAGGGCGGCGTCAAGATGGGACTCCCCCGCCACCTCGCGACCGAGCTGGCGGCGCAGACGGTGCTCGGCGCAGGGGCGATGGTGATCGAGACCGGCGCGCACCCGGCGATGCTCAAGGACAACGTCACGACTCCCGCCGGCACCACGATCGACGGGCTGCTGCAGCTCGAAGAGGGCGGCCTGCGCGTGACGCTCATCAAGTCGGTGGTGCAGGCGACCCAGCGCGCCCGCGAGCTGCTCGAAAAGTGATCGACGATCCCGCCGCGCGAGGGCGGGCGATCGCCGCGTTCCACGCGTCGACCGCACCCCGACTATTCGAACAGATCGTCGAAGCCGATGCGGTGCCGATCGCCACGCGCGCGCAGGCGTGGCGCGAGTGGGAAGTGTTCACGCTCTATGCGTGCGTGCGCGGGCTGGTCTCGGCGGGCGGCTTCAACCGGGAGACCGCCGCCGCGATCGATGCCATGCACGAGGCGGTGCTCGAAGGCTGGATGGCGGCACCCGCGACCGAAGAAACCTTCGATGCGCGGCGTGCCCGCATCGCCGAGCGCTACGCTGAGTATGGCGGCATCGGACAGGCCGGCGGCGCTTCGGGCGCAACCACGGTCGCCGACCGACTCGGCGCCGCCGCGTCGCGCCACATGAGTGCCCCGGCCGAGCCGTTGCCGGGCCTCGACGAGATGGCGAGTGCGCTGCACGAAGCACTCGCCGACGGAGCCGCGGAAGCCGTGAGGCACGGCGCAGCGTCGTGAGTGCGCACCCGCCTCTCGAACCTCTGCGCGAGATGCTCGCGGTGCTCGAACGCGAGCGGCTCCCGCATGCGCTCGGGGCCAGCGGGCTGCTGTTGGCGCTCGGGCTCCTGGACCATGTGAACGACTGGGACGTGACGGTCGAAGCCGACATCGACACGATCGCGGCGCGGTTCCCGCCCGCTCAGTTCACGCGGCACGGCAACGATGCCGGGCACGCCGATCACAAGCTCAGCTTCGCCGCCGCGAACGTGGAACTGATCGCGCGCTTCGCGTTTTTCACGCCGCGCGGTGTGGTGCACATTCCGACCGTGGTGACGCGGCACTGGAACGGCATTCCGGTCGGCAGCGCGTGTGCGTGGTACGTCGCCTACACGCTGCTCGCCGAGTACGAGAATTCGGAGAAGCGCCGCACCCGTGCCGCCCTGCTGCGCGAGTGGCTCGACGAAAACGGTGCCGACGCGACGACGCTTCGGGCGCTCGCGAGCGAGCCACTGCCTGATGCGCTCGCGCGCGCCGTGGCCGAGCTTCGAAGCGCCTAGCCGCCGTACTGAATGACGTAGAAGGCGACCCGCTGCGGCGAGGTGATCCCGCAGAAGCGGCCCATGCCCGGCACCGGCTGGATCGGCACGTGGACCGTGCCCCCCAGTGCGACCGCTTCGCGCGCGGCCGCCTCGACGTCTCGGACCGTGAAGGTCGTCGCCCAGTGGGGCTTGACCGCACCCATCTGCGGTGAGAGCGGCGTCAGTCCCGCGACGTATTCGCCACCCAGCTTGAAGACGGTATACGGAGTGCCGCCCATGTCCATCGACTCGGGCGTCCAGCCGAACAGTTCGGTGTAGAACTTTTTGGCGACACCGACGTCGTGGGTCGCGTTCTCGTACCAGCTCGGCGCGCCGTGATGCTGGCTGTCGGCATCGGTGCCCGGTCCCTTCAGGGCCTGCCAGATGTCGAACTCGGCGCCATTCGGATCGAAGCACACCGCCATGCGGCCCTGATCCATGATGTCGAACGGCGGCAGCGCGCGACCGCCGAGTGCCGTGACCCGGGCACACGTCGCGTCGGCGTTCTCGACTTTGAGCATCACGCCGATGTAAGCCGGCGTTCCCGGCGGCGTGTTCGGACCGTCGAGGTCGAAGACTCCGCCGATGTCGTGCCCATCGACCTGCATGCGGTGTCCCATGCCGGGGATCTCGATGTAGGTCCAGCCGAGCAGCTTGCCGAAGAACTCGCGCGCCTGATCGGGGTGACGCGTGAGCATGTTGATCCAGCTGAAGTCACCGGGTTTGCGAATGCCTTTGGCCATCGTCGTCTCCGCGTTGAAAGGTTGCGTGGAATTCGAAGTTCGTGAACTCGGTGGGTGCTCAGCTCGGGCGCGTGCGCTCGACCAGCTGGCGCATCGCTGCCGCGTCCATGCCGTAACGCGTCCAGCCCTCGCTCGAAGCCGAGGCGCCGAGGCGCTCGTAGAACTGACGCGCCGGGTTCCAATCGAGGACGTCCCAGTCGACGCGATGACAACCGCGCTCGAGCGCGATGCGACAGAACTCGGTCACCAGCGCATCGCCGGCGCCGGTTCCGCGCGCGATCGGATCGACGAACAGATCCTCGAGCCACAGGCGCGGCGTGGCTCGAAACGAAGAAAACGTGTAGTGGAACAATGCGTAGCCCACGATGCGGCCGTCGCGTTCCGCCACGATACCTTCGAGTCGCTGCGGATCGTCGAACAGTGCGCGCTCGAGCATGGCGGGCGTGCCCGTGAGCATGTCGGTGAGCTTTTCGAAGTCGGCGAGCTGACGCAGCAGCTCACAGACCCGCGGCAGGTCGGCGCGTGTCATGGATCGCACAGGGGTCATTCGCCGATCACCTTCACGAGCACCCTTTTGCGCCGGCGGCCATCGAACTCGCCGTAGAAGATCTGCTCCCAGGGTCCGAAGTCGAGCTTGCCGGCCGTGATCGCCACCACCACTTCACGGCCCATGATCTGACGCTTGAGGTGGGCATCCGCGTTGTCCTCGCCGGTTTCGTTGTGGTGGTAGTGCTTGGTCGGTTCGTGCGGTGCCAGCTTCTCGAGCCACACGTCGTAGTCGTGATGCAGACCGCTCTCGTCGTCGTTGATGAAGACACTCGCGGTGATGTGCATGGCGTTCACCAGCACCAGGCCCTCGCGAACGCCGCTCGAGGCGAGCACCTGCTCGACCTGCGGCGTGATGTTCACGAAGCCACGGCGCGCGGCCACGTTGAATTCGAGGTACTCAGTTCTTGATTTCATGGCGCCGAAAACTAGCATGCGCTTGAGCCGCGGCCGTCGCTCGGCTAGCGTGCCGCGCGCATGAGGGCGTGAACCCGACGTTCAGCAGTCTCTCAATCAAGGGAGCCAACCCGATGCCCAGCAACGGATTCCCGGACGTGGTGATCGTCTCCGGCGCGCGCACCCCGATGGCCGAATGGGTCGGCGGCAAGCGCGGCGACGGCCAGCCCGGCGGCGCCTTCGTGTCGATGTCGGCGATCGATCTGGGCGCGGTGGCGGCGAAGGCGGCGCTCGAACGCGGCGGCATCGCCCCCGAAATGATCGACCACGTCGTGATGGGCAATGCGCTGCAGACCTCGGGCGATGCGATCTACGGCGCGCGTCACGTGGCGCTCAAGGCCGGCGTACCTCAGGCGGTGCCCGCGCTCACGCTCAACCGACTGTGCGGCTCGGGACTGCAGAGCGTGGTGACCGCGCAGCAGATGATCGCGACCGGCGAGGCGACGTGGGTGCTGGCGGGCGGCATGGAGAACATGAGCCAGGCGCCGCACGTGTTGAGAGGCGCTCGACAGGGCATTCGACTGGGGCCCGGTGCTCAACTCGAGGACTCGCTGTTCGTGGCGCTGCGCGACAGCTTCTGCGGCTGCCTGATGGCGCAGACCTCGGACAACCTGGCGCGCAAGTACGGCATCACGCGAGAGGAGCAGGACGCGTTCGCGCTGCGCTCGCATCGGCTCGCCAACACCGCGAACAACAATGGGCGCTTCGCCGAGGAGCGCGTCGCGGTCGAAGTGAAGGCCGGCAAGAAGAGCTTTGTGGTCGACAAGGACGATCACCTGTTCCCCGACACCACCGCCGAGAAGCTCGCCTCTCTGCCGACCGCATTCGGGCCCGAGTCGTTCGTCACCGCGGGCAATGCCTCGGGCATGGTCGATGGTGCGGCGGCCCTGGTGGTGACGAGCGCCGATCGCGCGAAGGCCGCGGGCAAGTCGCCGCTCGGCTTCGTGCGCGCTTACGCGAGCGTGGGGGTGGACCCCGAGATCATGGGCATCGGTCCCGCTCCCGCGATTCGCAAAGCACTCGACCGCGCCGGCCTCAAGCTGGATCAGATCGACCTGTTCGAGATCAACGAAGCGTTCGCGGGCCAGTTCCTGGCGGTGCAGAAGGAACTCGAACTGGACCTGGACAAGGCGAACGTGAACGGCGGAGCGATCGGACTGGGGCACCCGCTGGGCGCGACCGGCACGCGGCTCATCTACACGCTGCTGATCGAGCTGGCCAAGCGCGGCAAGCGCTACGGCGTGGCCTCGGCGTGCATCGGC from the Candidatus Eisenbacteria bacterium genome contains:
- a CDS encoding 3-hydroxybutyryl-CoA dehydrogenase yields the protein MTIRKVGVVGCGLMGAGIAQVSAQAGFPTVVREVSANALEKGFGSIRKFLQGGVEKNKLSQDDMDRTLANLKGSTELKDLADCDLVIEAIVENVSAKRELLGSLDGLCAPGTILASNTSSLSITELATFTKRPERVIGLHFFNPVPLMKLVEVVKTVRTDADALKAANAWCMAIGKTVVSCGDSTGFVVNRLLIPYMLDAVRLFEQGLASRDDIDNAMKLGCGYPMGPLLLGDYVGLDTTYFISEIMFDEFKEPRFAAPPLLKRMVLAGLHGRKTGRGFYDWSTTPPS
- the proC gene encoding pyrroline-5-carboxylate reductase, with the translated sequence MLQVSRLALIGAGKLGEALARGLIDAQAIEASRIVVTAGSAERCEQLVTQLGVTAAKTNRDAVRGADVVLLAVKPQQVGPVLDDLGESIDKDALLISVAASVSTSFIEKRLARAVPVVRAMPNTAALIKRAITGVSRGAHATPAHLEIARAIFSAVGRVVMVDEKHLDAITGLSASGLAFIYVVIESMAEGGVKMGLPRHLATELAAQTVLGAGAMVIETGAHPAMLKDNVTTPAGTTIDGLLQLEEGGLRVTLIKSVVQATQRARELLEK
- a CDS encoding VOC family protein, producing MAKGIRKPGDFSWINMLTRHPDQAREFFGKLLGWTYIEIPGMGHRMQVDGHDIGGVFDLDGPNTPPGTPAYIGVMLKVENADATCARVTALGGRALPPFDIMDQGRMAVCFDPNGAEFDIWQALKGPGTDADSQHHGAPSWYENATHDVGVAKKFYTELFGWTPESMDMGGTPYTVFKLGGEYVAGLTPLSPQMGAVKPHWATTFTVRDVEAAAREAVALGGTVHVPIQPVPGMGRFCGITSPQRVAFYVIQYGG
- a CDS encoding GNAT family N-acetyltransferase, coding for MTRADLPRVCELLRQLADFEKLTDMLTGTPAMLERALFDDPQRLEGIVAERDGRIVGYALFHYTFSSFRATPRLWLEDLFVDPIARGTGAGDALVTEFCRIALERGCHRVDWDVLDWNPARQFYERLGASASSEGWTRYGMDAAAMRQLVERTRPS
- a CDS encoding YjbQ family protein, with amino-acid sequence MKSRTEYLEFNVAARRGFVNITPQVEQVLASSGVREGLVLVNAMHITASVFINDDESGLHHDYDVWLEKLAPHEPTKHYHHNETGEDNADAHLKRQIMGREVVVAITAGKLDFGPWEQIFYGEFDGRRRKRVLVKVIGE
- a CDS encoding acetyl-CoA C-acyltransferase — its product is MPSNGFPDVVIVSGARTPMAEWVGGKRGDGQPGGAFVSMSAIDLGAVAAKAALERGGIAPEMIDHVVMGNALQTSGDAIYGARHVALKAGVPQAVPALTLNRLCGSGLQSVVTAQQMIATGEATWVLAGGMENMSQAPHVLRGARQGIRLGPGAQLEDSLFVALRDSFCGCLMAQTSDNLARKYGITREEQDAFALRSHRLANTANNNGRFAEERVAVEVKAGKKSFVVDKDDHLFPDTTAEKLASLPTAFGPESFVTAGNASGMVDGAAALVVTSADRAKAAGKSPLGFVRAYASVGVDPEIMGIGPAPAIRKALDRAGLKLDQIDLFEINEAFAGQFLAVQKELELDLDKANVNGGAIGLGHPLGATGTRLIYTLLIELAKRGKRYGVASACIG